In the genome of Arabidopsis thaliana chromosome 4, partial sequence, the window AAATTTGTCTCCATCTGACAGCAGGGGAATAAACGTCTTGCCAAGACAAGATAGAGCGGCCTGATGATCTATCTTCTAGTGAGGCATATCCAGTTGAAGTTTCACTGAAACTGCTACTACTACACCCAGCACCACCTCTATTCTGGCTAAGAATGTTGGTTCTCTCTCTCCTCCggtttttctttccattttttgtAGTGCCTTTGGTTGAATTCCTCCACTCTATGCGCCAAGCTTTGGAAACTTTTTGAGCAATCTCTATCACAGCTAATCCTGCCATACGGTGCTGTAAAATCATGGAAACACAAATAATCAATGGAATAGAACTATGATACGCCTATTCGTGTATAGAGTAGACATCTAGTGATTAAATGCAACAGGAACCTTCTGGCGCAAGAAATAAAGAGAGCTGCTATGAGGTTTAAATGTACTACagggaagaagaaattaaCCGAAAAAAGAATGTTGAAAAGGTAGATACTCCAAAAATTTGCTGAAAGTCACCTGGCGTTTGTTTGGTAAGAATCCAGGACAATCATATTGGATCCTCTTGCCTATTAAATCAGCAAAACGAAGAATATTCGCCTTCTGTTTGGTTATTGCAAGATCTTGCTTTTTCAGTTTACCCTTCTTAAGTGATTCACGTAGGGGAGGTTGTCTGTAAACCTTTTCACATACATTTTTTGGGTGTAATCTTTTGCACCAGTACTCCTGAAAAATcacaagaaattaaaagccACGTTCACCACATATAAGAGtggaaaaactcaaaaaagcAGAGTGACAGTGCAATGAACTCTGAGATCTACTTTCTAATTTCCACCTAGAGCACTTGAAAGCACTAATAATCATCTAGTATCTCAAAACGAAATAAAGGATCAATTCAGACTTGGAATTGGTTGAGCTATTTGATacttaatatatattgttttttgttaattcaGGGTAAATCCCTGAACCTATGGAAGGGTTCAGGAGAATCAGGACTAATCCCTGGGGAGAGGGTATCCCATGGGTAGGGTCCCCCCAAATGTTCCTTGATACTTAATATTGAAGTCACATTTTAAAGACATTTAAATGTTCCTTTCCAGCACATTCAGTATACCCAGTTAAACTTGACCAGTTTGTTCCCATATATTTCTTTGACACGCAAACAAAGTAAAAGTCCGACTTTGTGGCAACATTAGAAATatcaagagagagagagagagagagagagagagagagagagagttatcACCTTGAACATTGGGTCTATGTCACCATCAATATCAAAGCATAAAAACTCACTACTAACTTTGGAAGCTGTATACAAGGCAAGCTCCTTctgcagaagaaaaaagaataactTTAAGTGTTATTGTGAAGGAAACGTTTAGGGCTGCTACGAAACCTCCAATTTTATTAGATAGACTGATAGAGGGAGGTTTTCATTGTTCAGTGTGATAGTAGTAATaaacaaacagagaatcaTTACTATCAGATAATAAGGCCATGCTTTTACAACATAGTATTGCAATAGCCTATCATTACAAGTTGCTACAAACAACAGTGTAGAAAGAAATTAGTCTTGCAgataaaacttcaaaatccaGTCAAGCTAAGttattaacaaagaaaacggAACCTGATAAAACGCCAAGCATTGAAGAACAAATTTCTCCACTGCATCAAGTTCCACGTCAACTGTTGCATCATAGTCCTTCACCTGTGAGCATATTCAAGGCAAGTAATAAGAGAGTCTCCTTTAAAACTATGTAACCATAAagttaacaaacaaatattcacCGCATCTCTATACTCTCCTACGGCGTGATAGCAGGAACCTCGTAGGTACAAGCACTCTATTGTGTTCTCAATGCTCAAGCCAATAGATAATTCTTGGATAGCCTTCCTGAGAAATAAGATCACCAAAAACAACTACAGGTGAGTAATATCACTGCTTTAAAGACCAGCCTTGTACATAAATACCAAGGTGTATGACcaccaaaagaaaagcttCCTTTTAAAACATCCTTTTGCTCAAACGCAGATCTTTATCACCAAGAGTCAGGGGAAGTAATCTTATCGGATATCACATTTTAAAGTAGACATTGAGATATCCTTGGATCCCTCATGAACATTTAAGGTAACATGCACATCAACATAGACAAATTTTCCcctttaaacaaaattcagtttCCAACAATCCTAATTTACCCTAACAGAACATACCTGTGTTCGCCTAATCCATGGAACACTAATCCACGCAAGTGATAGGCCTTCCAAACCCTGGTCAAGACAGGAAAATTGCCATGAGTACGATGGAAAAGCAGAAATATAGTGCAACACGTGGTATTGCATCCCAAATAAGAGCTACCTGTTGTCGACTTGTAGAACCTGCTCAATGCATTCCAAAGCCTTGCAGTGGTCGGCCAACTCTTGATAGAACTGCCAGGAAATGCCAGGAAATAACCATCGAGTACAGTGAATAAAAAGGATGAGTGTATCATAGGTAACTGATTTAAGCAATAGACTAGGATgaacaatcaaaattaaagatataagaaaccaaataatCAAGTAAAGTTGGTCCTTCAGAAAAATCTTAATTAGCCTTCAAAAGTCATAATTTAagctttcttcattttgaagTCTCACTAGCTTTACATAAAACTAATGTTTATTCACTATTACATGcatgaaaacaccaaaaaaaaaagaaaaaaaaaaaagcaatggTTATAATCCTATTTTCATCACAGTTCAGCTTAATAGTTGAAAATTCAATAGACAAAGCATAATCTcatactatttattttattatttgtgtgTTACCTGGGCGAGATGAAGCCATGCTTCAAGATAATTACTATCCAATTGGATGGACTTTAAATGCGCCTCTTCAGCTTTTTTGTATTCACCAAGAGAAGCAAATGCTAGTCCCTGGAGAGATCAACAAAGTTTTACTACGAAAACATTTGCGTCCATGGTTACTTTGGAAACCAAGAATAACGAATAACAATAGAGAATAGTCTTACCAAATAAGTGTATGCAGACTTGttatctttctcttgcttCAGACATATAGATAGGTCCTTCACAGCAGCAGTGAAGTCCTTAGATTTGAAATTAACAATACCTGAATCCATTGTGAATGTCAGTAGTACTTCATGGTTTTTCACCAAAGAAATCATGtattaagaaatgaaaactgaaataaGGCgcaagattttaaaagaaacacTGAATAAAGACACTTACCCCTTTCGTGCAATACATCAGGTGAGTTTGGCTCAAAAACAAGTGCTTTAGTCAAATCTTCAACCGCCTATCACAAAGGGTATTTTAATAAAAGTGTTGTACAAGAAacgtttttggatttttaccAATAAAACGCAAGCACTAAACAGGCTTAAACACAGACATCAATCAGCGGATTATCCAAATTATTTGATATCAATCAGACAATATTATTGATTAACcaataaataatcaataaatGTGCAGGGCGAACATTAGTAACAAGCCTTGTAAAGTACATTAATTGTTTATGCTTTTAGCTCtgaattaagaaaagaagcaGCGAATGGAATCACTAACCTCAACATATTCCCCAAGAGCAGCACGAGCCTGTCCTCTCCGCTTCCAGGCCTCACTTGCTGCTGGGTTAGATTGGATAGCCtgaccatcatcatcatagaAGCAGAATTGGTGAACTTAACCCACTGTGGTAACAACTCTTGTCAAATATATGAATACCTTAGTAAAATCAGCTATAGCACTTTCAAGCTCTCGTTGGAATGCATAAGCTGTCCCTCTTCCTATAAGTGCCTCAGGGTAAGTTGGTTCTTCTTTCAGCACCTGCACATAGATAaactaaatagtaaaaaaattgaCCCAATAATGTTTTCCCTAAACAACCTCcgaaaagaagataaacagagaaaaaaataagcaagAGACACTCGCCAGAGATAAAGATCACCAAATCACCTtatcaaaaatagaaatagcTTTCGTATAGTTTCCTTCATTCACCTGTTGACAAAACAGAAGCTCAGTCATCAAAAATTTGGAAGCTATACCTTAtagctcttttcttttcctttttttctgtGTATTGCTATACCTGTGCAATGCCTCTAGAAAGTCGAAAATCCACACTTATGGAATGGGTTCCCGATATTCTTGCTATGGTGTACTTCTTATTTTTCCTGGATTCATCACTAATTCCGCAACGTGCCTCAGCTTTATGGCTCATTTTGCTAGACTTAATACTTATCTTGTTTCCATTAATCGATAGCTCCCCGAACCGATCGGAACTTTCAGCTAAATTATCATGCAAATCAGAACCATTACAAGGTTTACATGATTCATAATAACCATTGATTTGGCTGCCACACTTTccattctctttttccttGTACACTGATCCGTTACATAAGTCGGAATTACCATCAGATTGCTTGCTAGCCTTGGATGCAACTTTTGAAAAGCTTACTATCTTTGATTGCTCGCCCAATTCGCTAGATGACTCATGTGAGTTCCCATTGCTACTTGCTCCTGATTCATGGTTGTCCAGCTTGTCACTTTTTTCATCAGACTTCTCACTATGATAGGCAGGGGTCTCTTGCGGAGACTCGGTGGCAtgactttttaaaatcccaTCAATTTCTCGTCTTGCATCTTTTAAGAGTTCTTCTAATTCAAGTAACTGCTTCACATCTGCTGTCTGCTGCAACGCACTTTTATACCCTTGCTCCAAAACAAGAACAGCTTCCTGTTTTCTCCCCAAAGCCAAAAGAGCGCGTCCTAGATGGAAAAGCTGATACACTTGAGTTCACATGCAGTATACCAATCAAAGTAAACCATGATCCGGTAACCATAAAAAATTCCATCCCCGATAAGATATATAACTTAACAGATATTCTTAAGCAACCATTATATCGTCATAACTAGCAGGCACTATAGCATTATCTAAACCCCTAATTCTAGTTCTGAAGCTATCCCGAGAATCAAACTCAATTCCCAGAGAAACTATGAAGCACTCAAGTCAAAGCTTGGAAGTGAACTAACCTTTGAGAATAAAAGCTTGAATGGCAAAAGGTTCAAGCAGAAGTGCCTTGTCACAGTCCTTAATCACATGCTTGTGAAGCTCCAATTGATTATAACAAAACGCTCTATTGCTGAAACCAAATTcccaattcaaaaaaaaatactgagATTAACGGGAGAAAAATCATTGATACCGATCCGGAGAAATTGAATGAGAGAACAAAGATCTCGAAACCAAACCATATATCCAAAATTGAAGACTCCTTAGCAAGGAGCGAATCGAGAACTCGGATCGCTTTAGACCAGTTCCGTGAACTGCAGTGCTTGGCTAACTCGAATCGTTCCGATGTCGCCGTCGCCGTCGCCATTTTTTGAGCGGTGGTGTCTCCGATGGAGAAATCAATCGCCTATTTAATCTTTCTCAATTTTATCCCTCTTCTTCGTGGCCGTCGTGTCACGGGAACGATGGGTTTAGGGGTAAAAAGGGAAATTAGTACAGTGGAGAAAATGGTAAAGAGAGAAGACTTTGACGGAGAACGAAACggggaagaaaaaaaagtaacggggaagagagagatagtaaataaaaaagtaacgGAGAGATAAGAGCGAAGAGACGATGATGGTGAATGTGAATGTGATACTGGTGGTGGTGCTTGTggtgctgctgctgcttctcAATAAGTGGTGCTAATCAAATTTTGGGGCAAGAGTCGCACACGTATGAAGTTTCTTGTCACGTGACTTTTTGTTGTGTATATATGGGCCTAGCCCACTTATTATTTATTACCCTTTTACAATGGGCTAGCTCTGTTAATCGTCTTGCCAAAGAAATTCTAAGCAAATTGAAGTTAGGTGTGTGACTGTATTGGAGAACAAAtttgaagtatatatatgttctcaATTCTTTCATGACTATGTAAACATTTAAATTGTATGACCTgcaatgaattttaaaaaaatggaagtttAATcatagtatttgactttttttttgggtaggCTAATCATAGTATTTGACTagtgatgaagaaataatattgtaccaaatgatatttaaatttcaataataaaataattttaagaaaataaatagaagTTTTATATAAAGTGAATTATAAAATGGAAGTTTAATCATAGTATTGACTAGTAAGAAGCAATACAATATttaccattttgttttgtatcaCTAATTTTTTAAAGCTATTTACTTACCAATCTATAACTAATTTCATAAACAACAAATCGAATAAAATCTGAGCAGGCGCGtcaataaaatttgaaagttattagtgataaatgataatatagaaaacaatatCTTTTGCACCGCATCCCTATAATAACATCAAACAAATCCATAATTTCATAAGCAAACAAACCTAACAAAATATGACTTAACTCCATCCTaattcaaaaccctaaattttcattttactttgtttaaaaCTTGG includes:
- the SRFR1 gene encoding Tetratricopeptide repeat (TPR)-like superfamily protein: MATATATSERFELAKHCSSRNWSKAIRVLDSLLAKESSILDICNRAFCYNQLELHKHVIKDCDKALLLEPFAIQAFILKGRALLALGRKQEAVLVLEQGYKSALQQTADVKQLLELEELLKDARREIDGILKSHATESPQETPAYHSEKSDEKSDKLDNHESGASSNGNSHESSSELGEQSKIVSFSKVASKASKQSDGNSDLCNGSVYKEKENGKCGSQINGYYESCKPCNGSDLHDNLAESSDRFGELSINGNKISIKSSKMSHKAEARCGISDESRKNKKYTIARISGTHSISVDFRLSRGIAQVNEGNYTKAISIFDKVLKEEPTYPEALIGRGTAYAFQRELESAIADFTKAIQSNPAASEAWKRRGQARAALGEYVEAVEDLTKALVFEPNSPDVLHERGIVNFKSKDFTAAVKDLSICLKQEKDNKSAYTYLGLAFASLGEYKKAEEAHLKSIQLDSNYLEAWLHLAQFYQELADHCKALECIEQVLQVDNRVWKAYHLRGLVFHGLGEHRKAIQELSIGLSIENTIECLYLRGSCYHAVGEYRDAVKDYDATVDVELDAVEKFVLQCLAFYQKELALYTASKVSSEFLCFDIDGDIDPMFKEYWCKRLHPKNVCEKVYRQPPLRESLKKGKLKKQDLAITKQKANILRFADLIGKRIQYDCPGFLPNKRQHRMAGLAVIEIAQKVSKAWRIEWRNSTKGTTKNGKKNRRRERTNILSQNRGGAGCSSSSFSETSTGYASLEDRSSGRSILSWQDVYSPAVRWRQISEPCDPVVWVNKLSEEFNSGFGSHTPMVLGQAKVVRYFPNYERTLTLAKSIIKDKLSVRSKKDKVIDLSKDEKIEKIMRAETCDELHNIVGEDFWVATWCDSTGSEGKRLEGTRITCIQKP
- the SRFR1 gene encoding Tetratricopeptide repeat (TPR)-like superfamily protein (SUPPRESSOR OF RPS4-RLD 1 (SRFR1); FUNCTIONS IN: protein complex scaffold; INVOLVED IN: defense response to bacterium, incompatible interaction, defense response to bacterium, negative regulation of transcription, negative regulation of defense response; LOCATED IN: nucleus, perinuclear region of cytoplasm, cytoplasm; EXPRESSED IN: 25 plant structures; EXPRESSED DURING: 14 growth stages; CONTAINS InterPro DOMAIN/s: Tetratricopeptide TPR-1 (InterPro:IPR001440), Tetratricopeptide-like helical (InterPro:IPR011990), Tetratricopeptide repeat-containing (InterPro:IPR013026), Tetratricopeptide repeat (InterPro:IPR019734); BEST Arabidopsis thaliana protein match is: Tetratricopeptide repeat (TPR)-like superfamily protein (TAIR:AT3G04240.1); Has 30201 Blast hits to 17322 proteins in 780 species: Archae - 12; Bacteria - 1396; Metazoa - 17338; Fungi - 3422; Plants - 5037; Viruses - 0; Other Eukaryotes - 2996 (source: NCBI BLink).) encodes the protein MATATATSERFELAKHCSSRNWSKAIRVLDSLLAKESSILDICNRAFCYNQLELHKHVIKDCDKALLLEPFAIQAFILKGRALLALGRKQEAVLVLEQGYKSALQQTADVKQLLELEELLKDARREIDGILKSHATESPQETPAYHSEKSDEKSDKLDNHESGASSNGNSHESSSELGEQSKIVSFSKVASKASKQSDGNSDLCNGSVYKEKENGKCGSQINGYYESCKPCNGSDLHDNLAESSDRFGELSINGNKISIKSSKMSHKAEARCGISDESRKNKKYTIARISGTHSISVDFRLSRGIAQVNEGNYTKAISIFDKVLKEEPTYPEALIGRGTAYAFQRELESAIADFTKAIQSNPAASEAWKRRGQARAALGEYVEAVEDLTKALVFEPNSPDVLHERGIVNFKSKDFTAAVKDLSICLKQEKDNKSAYTYLGLAFASLGEYKKAEEAHLKSIQLDSNYLEAWLHLAQFYQELADHCKALECIEQVLQVDNRVWKAYHLRGLVFHGLGEHRKAIQELSIGLSIENTIECLYLRGSCYHAVGEYRDAVKDYDATVDVELDAVEKFVLQCLAFYQKELALYTASKVSSEFLCFDIDGDIDPMFKEYWCKRLHPKNVCEKVYRQPPLRESLKKGKLKKQDLAITKQKANILRFADLIGKRIQYDCPGFLPNKRQHRMAGLAVIEIAQKVSKAWRIEWRNSTKGTTKNGKKNRRRERTNILSQNRGGAGCSSSSFSETSTGYASLEDRSSGRSILSWQDVYSPAVRWRQISEPCDPVVWVNKLSEEFNSGFGSHTPMVLGQAKVVRYFPNYERTLTLAKSIIKDKLSVRSKKDKVIDLSKDEKIEKIMRAETCDELHNIVGEDFWVATWCDSTGSEGKRLEGTRITCIQKPGRLGYDFSIRTPCTPARWSDFDEEMTSAWEALCTAYCGENYGSTELDALETVRDAILRMTYYWYNFMPLARGTAVTGFVVLLGLLLAANMEFTETIPKGLQIDWEAILNVEPGSFVDSVKSWLYPSLKINTSWRDHTEISSAFSTTGAVVAALSTYND